Proteins from a single region of Undibacterium sp. KW1:
- a CDS encoding chorismate lyase, with product MRRPLAAQWYAHVNAVDTSALMEDWLSNRDSLTARLVARCQQFRVQRLSQHKAVCLQDEYAAIGLPRAMKVHEREVFLRCDGEAMVYGHTIVPLSATANEWPLFHALGEKSLGSTLFNDPLVRRGDLHYARLRQSHPLIRRIVARQPELAGVHSMLARRSLFWRKGGCLQVTEVFLPGVEGLRIIEKR from the coding sequence ATGCGGCGCCCTCTGGCCGCGCAATGGTATGCGCATGTGAATGCTGTCGATACCAGTGCGCTGATGGAAGACTGGCTCAGCAACCGCGATTCGCTGACTGCCAGGCTGGTAGCCAGGTGCCAGCAGTTTCGCGTACAGCGTTTGTCGCAGCACAAGGCAGTGTGCCTGCAGGATGAATATGCTGCCATAGGTTTACCGCGTGCCATGAAGGTGCATGAACGCGAAGTGTTTTTGCGTTGCGATGGCGAGGCCATGGTCTATGGCCATACGATAGTGCCGCTGAGTGCCACGGCGAACGAATGGCCGCTGTTTCATGCACTAGGTGAAAAGTCTTTGGGCAGCACCTTGTTCAATGACCCGCTGGTGCGCCGTGGTGATTTGCATTACGCCAGGCTACGCCAAAGCCACCCGCTGATACGCCGCATCGTGGCGAGACAGCCGGAGCTGGCAGGCGTGCACAGCATGCTGGCCCGCCGGTCTTTGTTCTGGCGCAAGGGCGGGTGTTTGCAGGTGACGGAAGTGTTTTTGCCTGGGGTTGAGGGTTTGCGGATTATTGAAAAGCGTTAA
- a CDS encoding transposase, with translation MRYRRANVPGATYFFTVNLQDRQSQLLTDHIDALRNAFRTVQIRYPFEIIAMVVMPEHLHSIWQLPEGDVDFSLRWSLIKAAFSKALPKQENISSSRERKRERGIWQRRFWEHMIRDDDDLEKHVAYLHYNPVKHGYVDNASDWPYSSLHKFVEKGLLNTSWGDNVSSLDLPGYE, from the coding sequence ATGCGCTATCGCCGCGCCAATGTCCCCGGTGCTACTTACTTTTTCACGGTCAATTTGCAAGACCGACAGAGTCAGCTCCTCACAGACCACATAGACGCGTTGCGAAATGCATTCCGGACAGTACAAATAAGATACCCCTTCGAAATCATCGCCATGGTTGTCATGCCTGAACATCTGCATAGCATTTGGCAACTACCAGAAGGCGATGTAGATTTTTCCTTACGCTGGTCACTGATCAAGGCAGCATTTTCGAAAGCCTTGCCCAAACAGGAAAACATCAGCTCCAGCCGCGAGAGAAAGCGTGAACGTGGAATTTGGCAGCGTCGATTCTGGGAGCATATGATACGAGATGACGACGATTTGGAAAAACACGTCGCTTATCTGCACTACAATCCAGTAAAGCACGGCTATGTAGATAACGCCAGCGACTGGCCTTATTCTTCATTGCATAAATTTGTAGAAAAAGGCCTGCTCAATACTAGCTGGGGTGACAATGTTTCTTCGCTTGATCTGCCAGGGTATGAATAA
- a CDS encoding YqiA/YcfP family alpha/beta fold hydrolase: MILYLHGFRSSPDSYKARVMLAHMAKLGRSEEIACPDLSPSPALAIQQAEALLAGHKAEDICIIGSSLGGYYATWLAEKYGCKAILLNPAVKPPRDLESYVGVTTYYHSDRVFEFKAEYVAELRTLAVEQISQPERYFLIAATGDEVLDWREMVAHYPQARQFVIEGSDHGIAEFADYLDQVMAFADGRA; this comes from the coding sequence ATGATCCTCTACCTGCACGGCTTTCGCTCATCGCCAGATTCTTACAAGGCGCGTGTCATGCTTGCGCATATGGCGAAGCTCGGCCGTAGCGAAGAGATAGCCTGCCCCGACCTGTCACCCTCGCCGGCGCTGGCGATACAACAGGCCGAGGCCTTGCTGGCCGGGCACAAGGCAGAAGACATCTGCATCATAGGCTCATCTCTGGGTGGTTATTATGCGACCTGGCTGGCAGAAAAATACGGCTGCAAAGCCATCTTGCTGAACCCAGCCGTCAAGCCACCGCGCGACCTGGAAAGCTATGTAGGTGTAACCACTTATTACCATAGCGATAGAGTCTTTGAATTCAAGGCAGAATACGTGGCTGAACTGCGCACACTCGCTGTGGAACAGATCAGCCAGCCTGAACGCTATTTTTTGATTGCCGCGACTGGCGATGAAGTGCTGGACTGGCGCGAAATGGTCGCCCATTATCCGCAAGCCAGGCAGTTCGTGATTGAAGGCAGTGATCATGGCATAGCAGAATTTGCTGATTACCTGGATCAGGTGATGGCCTTTGCGGATGGCAGGGCCTGA
- a CDS encoding TonB C-terminal domain-containing protein: MKSQNKKTKPAKQVKQEQLPDGQEQAVKAGEVASSVSAPPVVAGSASSSKVKSSTAKPSSARLSPGKANFEKLIFTIAITTSLVLHAGTVLLVHFVAPKTVDSKPRDTDLEIILVNSKHAKPPAKAEALAQADLDGGGAHDTGRSKSPLPDMKRSEDGDALQTNTRKIADLEEQQKQLMDQAKLKDKFRQDKQEKKNTDDTPKPSTGNDNVETTKALARMAAEISQTIEDQNKRPKKNYITPSTKRLDHAIYYKAVQKRIEDTGTLNFPQKDGKKLYGEMFVSIPIFQDGTIYEKEGGPRIEVSSGDKALDAAALRIVRRSAPFGHYPKASLGPDSNEVFIMFARFKFTHEQQLETELQKRPN; the protein is encoded by the coding sequence ATGAAAAGTCAGAATAAAAAAACCAAACCTGCGAAACAGGTCAAACAAGAACAACTGCCAGACGGGCAAGAACAGGCCGTCAAGGCAGGTGAAGTCGCATCCTCCGTTTCTGCACCTCCTGTTGTGGCAGGCAGTGCTTCAAGCAGCAAGGTCAAAAGCAGTACCGCCAAGCCTTCTTCCGCCCGCTTGAGTCCAGGCAAGGCCAATTTTGAAAAACTGATTTTCACGATCGCCATCACCACTTCCCTGGTTTTGCATGCGGGTACAGTTTTGCTGGTACATTTTGTTGCACCCAAGACGGTGGATAGTAAACCGCGCGATACTGACCTGGAAATTATCCTCGTCAATTCCAAGCATGCCAAACCCCCGGCCAAAGCCGAAGCACTGGCCCAGGCTGATCTTGACGGTGGTGGCGCACACGACACTGGTCGCAGTAAATCACCTTTGCCTGACATGAAGCGCAGTGAAGATGGTGATGCCCTGCAAACCAATACCCGCAAAATTGCCGATCTGGAAGAGCAGCAAAAGCAGTTGATGGATCAGGCCAAGCTCAAGGACAAATTCCGGCAAGATAAGCAGGAAAAGAAAAATACCGACGACACGCCCAAACCCTCCACAGGCAACGATAATGTCGAGACCACCAAGGCTCTGGCCCGTATGGCGGCCGAGATTTCTCAAACCATAGAAGATCAGAACAAGCGCCCCAAAAAAAACTATATTACTCCCAGTACCAAGCGTCTTGACCATGCCATCTATTACAAGGCTGTACAAAAGCGCATAGAAGATACCGGTACACTAAACTTTCCACAGAAAGATGGTAAAAAACTGTATGGAGAAATGTTTGTCTCTATACCGATTTTCCAGGATGGTACCATCTATGAAAAAGAAGGCGGCCCGCGCATAGAGGTCTCTTCAGGCGACAAGGCACTTGATGCTGCGGCGCTGCGTATTGTCCGCCGCTCTGCACCTTTTGGACACTACCCAAAAGCCAGCCTGGGGCCGGACAGCAATGAGGTCTTCATCATGTTCGCGAGATTCAAGTTCACACATGAACAGCAACTGGAAACTGAATTACAAAAGAGGCCAAATTGA
- a CDS encoding ADP-ribosylglycohydrolase family protein yields MGVTLEQRYLGTLAGLACGDAVGTTVEFSARGSFAPVTDMVGKGPFGLLPGEWTDDTSMALCLAESLLTKDGFDAKDQMGRYLNWWKWGYLSSTGICFDIGNTVRAALSRYAISGEPYSGAEHPSTAGNGSLMRLAPVVMFSYPNIAEAIHYAGESSRTTHAAPEAIQSCQLLAAILCKLFAGCGKADLFTDLSFTPTEPKIVALSKAGFIDKDSTQIRGSGYSVESLEASLWCFMHTDSFESAILTATNLGDDADTTAAITGQIAGAYYGVEGIPAKWLERLAMREEILRMARDLYERFGSRDISQARESA; encoded by the coding sequence ATGGGTGTCACTTTAGAACAACGCTATCTCGGTACACTGGCCGGCCTGGCCTGCGGTGATGCCGTAGGTACCACGGTAGAATTCTCAGCGCGCGGCAGCTTCGCGCCTGTGACTGACATGGTTGGCAAAGGTCCTTTTGGCCTGCTGCCTGGTGAATGGACAGACGACACCTCGATGGCACTGTGCCTGGCAGAAAGCCTGTTGACGAAGGATGGCTTCGATGCTAAAGACCAGATGGGGCGTTACCTGAACTGGTGGAAATGGGGTTACCTGAGTTCTACCGGCATCTGCTTTGACATCGGCAATACCGTGCGTGCAGCCCTGTCACGTTACGCCATTAGCGGTGAGCCCTACTCTGGCGCAGAACATCCCAGCACGGCTGGCAATGGTTCATTGATGCGGCTTGCCCCTGTCGTCATGTTTAGCTACCCAAATATAGCCGAAGCCATCCACTATGCAGGAGAAAGCTCGCGCACTACCCACGCCGCGCCAGAAGCCATACAAAGCTGCCAGTTGCTGGCGGCGATATTGTGCAAGCTGTTTGCCGGATGTGGCAAGGCTGATTTATTCACGGACCTGTCTTTCACGCCGACCGAGCCAAAAATCGTAGCTCTCAGCAAGGCCGGCTTCATTGATAAAGACAGTACACAAATTCGTGGCAGCGGCTATTCAGTTGAATCCCTCGAAGCCTCGCTATGGTGCTTCATGCACACCGACAGCTTTGAAAGCGCCATCCTCACTGCTACCAACCTGGGTGACGATGCAGATACCACAGCCGCCATCACAGGGCAAATTGCCGGTGCCTATTACGGTGTGGAAGGCATCCCTGCAAAATGGCTGGAACGCCTCGCCATGCGTGAAGAAATACTGCGTATGGCGCGGGACTTGTATGAGAGGTTTGGTAGCAGGGACATTTCACAAGCTAGAGAGTCAGCATGA
- the polA gene encoding DNA polymerase I, translated as MQNTLLLVDGSSYLYRAFHALPDLRNAQGEPTGAIHGMINMLRRLRTDYPAAYIACVFDAKGKTFRDDLYPEYKAQRPSMPDDLRLQIEPIHVAVKAMGWPILMVEGVEADDVIGTLAVEATKLGMNTIVSTGDKDLAQLVNANVTLINTMSNEKLDEPGVLAKFGVPPDRIIDYLTLIGDTVDNVPGVAKCGPKTAVKWLTEYDSLDGVIANADKIKGVVGDNLRSALEWLPQGRVLITVKTDCDLTGHYTSIQDSLVAKQEDKTELVGFASRWGFKTWLRELTGDATAGATPLPAAKVQAANPAQGGLFNEDAQTQASVVTNYETVLTEAALDEWLARINAAKLTSVDTETTSLEPMTAQLVGVSLCCEVGHAAYIPVAHNYPGAPEQLSLAVVLGKMKAWLEDDSKPKVGQNLKYDSHIFANQGVNLRGIAHDTLLESYVFESHKSHDMDSLAMRHLGKKTISFEEVCGKGASQIGFNQVDLERATAYAAEDADITLQLHLAMWPEIEPDANLLRVYHDIELPTSVVLQKIERNGVHINKDLLEAQSHEIGIRLLELEQKAYELAEQPFNLNSPKQLGEIFFGKLGLPVVKKTPSGAPSTDEEVLQKLAEDYPLPKVLLEYRGLAKLKSTYTDKLPKMVNASTGRVHTNYAQAVAVTGRLSSNDPNLQNIPVRTAEGRRIREAFVAGPGNVIISADYSQIELRIMAHISGDASLLAAFANGEDIHRATASEIFAVPLTEVTSEHRRYAKVINFGLIYGMSAFGLAGNLGIERSAAQSYIDKYFQRYPGVAQYMADTRTKAKAHGYVETVFGRRLWLAEINSPNGPRRAGAERAAINAPMQGTAADLIKLAMIAVQNWLEKDKLQSKMIMQVHDELVLEVPQAELELVKQKLPELMANVAKLDVPLLAEVGVGGNWEEAH; from the coding sequence ATGCAAAATACTCTCTTGTTAGTTGATGGCTCTAGCTATCTGTACCGCGCCTTCCATGCTCTGCCCGACCTGCGCAATGCACAAGGAGAACCGACTGGCGCCATACACGGCATGATCAATATGTTACGCCGTTTGCGTACGGATTACCCGGCAGCATACATCGCCTGTGTGTTTGATGCCAAAGGCAAAACCTTCCGTGACGACCTCTATCCCGAGTACAAGGCTCAGCGCCCCTCCATGCCAGACGACCTGCGCCTGCAGATAGAACCTATCCACGTCGCCGTCAAGGCCATGGGCTGGCCTATCCTCATGGTCGAAGGGGTAGAGGCAGATGACGTCATCGGCACGCTGGCAGTAGAAGCCACCAAGCTGGGCATGAACACCATCGTCTCTACCGGTGACAAGGACTTGGCACAACTGGTCAATGCCAATGTCACCCTGATCAACACCATGAGCAATGAAAAGCTCGATGAACCCGGTGTACTGGCCAAATTTGGCGTGCCGCCCGACCGCATCATCGATTACCTGACACTGATAGGTGACACCGTCGATAACGTCCCTGGTGTTGCCAAATGCGGCCCCAAAACTGCCGTCAAATGGCTGACAGAATACGATAGCCTGGATGGCGTCATCGCCAACGCCGACAAGATCAAGGGCGTGGTCGGCGACAACCTGCGCAGTGCGCTGGAATGGCTGCCACAAGGCCGTGTGCTGATCACCGTCAAAACCGATTGCGACCTGACCGGGCATTACACATCGATACAGGACAGTCTGGTCGCGAAACAAGAAGACAAGACAGAACTGGTCGGCTTTGCCAGCCGCTGGGGCTTCAAGACCTGGTTGCGTGAGTTGACAGGTGATGCCACCGCAGGTGCAACGCCATTGCCTGCTGCCAAGGTGCAAGCGGCTAATCCTGCACAAGGCGGCCTGTTCAATGAAGATGCGCAAACCCAGGCCAGCGTTGTGACCAACTACGAAACCGTATTGACAGAAGCCGCCCTCGACGAATGGTTGGCCCGCATCAATGCCGCCAAACTGACCTCGGTGGATACCGAAACCACCTCGCTCGAACCAATGACTGCGCAACTCGTCGGCGTCTCGCTGTGCTGCGAAGTCGGCCATGCGGCGTACATCCCGGTTGCCCACAACTACCCTGGTGCGCCTGAGCAATTATCGCTGGCTGTGGTGCTGGGCAAGATGAAAGCCTGGCTGGAAGACGACAGCAAACCCAAGGTCGGCCAGAACCTCAAATACGACAGCCACATCTTCGCCAATCAGGGCGTGAACCTGCGCGGCATCGCGCATGACACCCTGCTTGAATCCTATGTCTTTGAATCGCATAAATCGCATGACATGGACAGCCTGGCCATGCGCCACCTCGGCAAGAAAACCATCAGCTTTGAAGAAGTCTGCGGCAAGGGTGCAAGCCAGATAGGCTTTAACCAGGTCGATCTGGAACGTGCTACTGCCTATGCTGCAGAAGATGCCGACATCACCCTGCAACTGCATCTGGCCATGTGGCCAGAGATAGAGCCGGACGCCAACCTGCTGCGCGTCTATCACGACATAGAATTGCCCACCTCGGTTGTCTTGCAAAAGATAGAGCGCAACGGCGTACACATCAATAAAGACCTGCTCGAAGCGCAGTCGCATGAAATCGGCATACGCCTGCTGGAACTCGAACAAAAGGCCTACGAGCTGGCAGAGCAGCCTTTCAATTTGAACTCACCCAAACAACTGGGCGAGATTTTCTTTGGCAAGCTGGGCCTGCCCGTCGTCAAGAAAACACCTTCCGGCGCACCATCGACCGATGAAGAAGTCTTGCAAAAACTGGCCGAGGATTATCCCCTGCCCAAGGTCTTGCTTGAATACCGTGGCCTGGCCAAACTCAAATCGACTTACACTGACAAATTGCCCAAGATGGTCAACGCCAGCACAGGCCGCGTCCACACCAATTATGCGCAAGCCGTGGCTGTCACTGGCCGCCTGTCATCGAATGACCCCAACCTGCAAAACATCCCCGTGCGCACTGCCGAAGGTCGCCGCATACGTGAGGCCTTTGTCGCCGGGCCAGGCAATGTCATCATCTCTGCCGATTATTCACAAATCGAATTGCGCATCATGGCTCACATCTCTGGCGACGCCAGCCTGCTGGCTGCCTTTGCCAATGGCGAAGATATCCATCGCGCTACCGCCTCAGAGATTTTTGCCGTGCCGCTGACTGAAGTAACAAGCGAACATCGCCGCTACGCCAAGGTCATCAACTTTGGCCTCATCTATGGTATGAGCGCTTTTGGCCTGGCAGGCAACCTCGGCATAGAACGCAGCGCAGCACAAAGCTATATTGACAAATACTTCCAGCGCTACCCCGGCGTCGCCCAATACATGGCCGACACCCGCACCAAGGCCAAGGCCCACGGCTATGTAGAAACCGTCTTCGGCCGCCGCCTGTGGCTGGCCGAGATCAATTCCCCCAACGGCCCCCGCCGCGCCGGCGCTGAACGCGCAGCGATCAACGCCCCCATGCAGGGCACAGCAGCCGACCTCATCAAACTCGCCATGATCGCCGTACAAAACTGGCTGGAAAAAGACAAGCTGCAATCAAAAATGATCATGCAGGTGCACGATGAACTGGTGCTTGAAGTGCCGCAAGCGGAGCTGGAACTGGTCAAACAAAAATTGCCTGAGCTGATGGCGAATGTGGCGAAACTGGATGTGCCTTTGCTTGCCGAAGTCGGCGTGGGCGGGAATTGGGAAGAGGCGCATTGA
- a CDS encoding ribonuclease catalytic domain-containing protein — MNLFFEESGDFKAGSIMTHAGEAYQVEMASGKRTKVKAKDVLLQFASPDPASLIEQAKAAAAEIDLEFLWEVAGQEEFGFAELGTEYFGHAPQPVEAAGLIYALHNAPIYFYKKGRGRYKAAPEASLKAALAGIEKKKQQALIQAGYVEELKQNHLPEAMKSLALQLLFKPDKNSIEYKALAEACDAMQMSPQRLMLAVGGIASPKHLHLAKFHYEHFPKGVGFPAITLPALPTDLPVADVQAFSIDDVTTTEIDDAFSVVDLGNGQLRVGIHIAAPALGIQRGDAIDQMARGRMSTVYMPGDKITMLPDELVNVYTLGAGQTRPAVSLYATLNTEDWSVISTETRVEAVPMASNLRHNDLDALVTEDNLANDAGEYPHKADIAQLWKWALVLEQGRMVKRESFGMKPEQNNRVDFNFYVEDDVVSIVRRKRGAPLDKIVAELMIFANSTWGKLMADHGIPGIYRAQGVAGGRGPGGWTARMQVRMLTHAAPHQGLGVDQYAWSTSPLRRYTDLVNQWQIIACVQHGITAPLVATFKPKDADLFAIVSGFDAAYAAYADFQNNMERYWCLRWLGQQEQRQVEAVVLKDEVLRLVDIPLIIRLPGMPQTARGAQVRLDILRWDEVDLEVEARLLELLSTVTELEEEELDDETSTEVAEDFSAEEGAPATETVAEAESAPAEVATELSNELANDDANTPDEEQPQA; from the coding sequence ATGAATTTATTTTTCGAAGAATCCGGTGATTTCAAGGCAGGCAGCATCATGACGCATGCTGGTGAGGCTTATCAGGTCGAGATGGCCAGTGGCAAGCGCACGAAGGTCAAAGCCAAGGATGTGCTGCTGCAATTTGCCTCGCCCGATCCCGCCAGCCTGATCGAACAGGCCAAGGCCGCTGCGGCTGAGATAGACCTGGAATTTCTGTGGGAAGTCGCCGGACAGGAAGAATTTGGTTTTGCTGAGCTGGGCACAGAATATTTTGGTCATGCACCACAACCGGTAGAAGCCGCAGGCCTGATCTACGCCCTGCATAACGCCCCCATTTATTTCTACAAAAAAGGCCGTGGCCGTTACAAGGCCGCGCCTGAGGCGTCGCTGAAGGCTGCACTGGCCGGTATAGAAAAGAAAAAACAGCAAGCCTTGATACAGGCTGGCTATGTCGAAGAACTCAAGCAAAACCATCTGCCAGAGGCGATGAAATCGCTGGCACTGCAGCTCTTGTTCAAGCCCGACAAGAACAGCATAGAATACAAAGCCCTGGCAGAAGCCTGCGATGCCATGCAAATGTCACCACAACGTCTGATGCTTGCCGTCGGTGGCATTGCCAGCCCCAAGCATTTGCACCTGGCCAAATTTCATTACGAGCATTTCCCAAAAGGCGTGGGCTTCCCGGCGATTACCTTGCCAGCTTTGCCCACTGATTTGCCCGTGGCAGATGTACAGGCTTTCTCCATCGATGACGTTACCACCACCGAGATTGATGATGCTTTCTCTGTCGTTGATCTTGGCAATGGTCAGTTGCGTGTGGGCATACACATTGCCGCGCCAGCACTGGGCATACAGCGTGGTGATGCGATAGACCAGATGGCACGTGGCCGCATGTCCACCGTGTATATGCCTGGCGACAAGATCACCATGCTGCCGGATGAACTCGTCAATGTCTACACCCTGGGGGCAGGCCAGACCCGCCCGGCAGTATCGCTGTATGCGACTTTGAATACTGAAGACTGGTCTGTCATCAGCACCGAGACCAGGGTAGAAGCCGTGCCCATGGCCAGCAATCTGCGTCACAATGATCTCGATGCGCTGGTGACTGAAGACAATCTTGCCAACGATGCCGGTGAATACCCGCACAAGGCCGACATCGCCCAACTGTGGAAATGGGCGCTGGTGCTGGAGCAGGGCCGTATGGTCAAGCGCGAAAGCTTTGGCATGAAGCCTGAGCAAAACAATCGCGTCGATTTCAATTTCTATGTAGAAGATGATGTGGTCTCCATCGTGCGCCGCAAGCGTGGTGCGCCGCTGGACAAGATCGTCGCCGAACTGATGATCTTTGCCAACAGCACCTGGGGCAAGCTCATGGCTGACCATGGCATCCCTGGCATCTACCGCGCCCAGGGTGTGGCAGGTGGTCGTGGCCCCGGCGGCTGGACAGCGCGCATGCAGGTACGCATGCTGACTCATGCCGCGCCGCATCAGGGCCTGGGTGTCGATCAATATGCCTGGAGCACATCGCCACTGCGCCGCTATACCGACCTGGTTAATCAATGGCAAATCATCGCCTGCGTGCAACATGGCATCACTGCGCCGCTGGTCGCCACCTTCAAACCCAAGGATGCCGACCTGTTTGCGATAGTCTCCGGTTTTGATGCCGCTTATGCCGCCTATGCTGATTTCCAGAACAATATGGAACGCTACTGGTGTCTGCGCTGGCTGGGCCAGCAAGAGCAGCGCCAGGTCGAAGCTGTTGTTTTGAAAGACGAAGTCTTGCGCCTCGTCGATATTCCGCTCATCATCCGTTTGCCGGGCATGCCACAGACAGCACGCGGTGCCCAGGTGCGCCTGGATATCCTGCGCTGGGATGAAGTCGATCTTGAAGTCGAAGCGCGCCTGCTGGAATTGTTATCTACCGTCACCGAGCTTGAGGAAGAAGAACTGGACGACGAAACCAGCACTGAAGTTGCAGAAGACTTCAGCGCAGAAGAAGGCGCACCTGCAACAGAGACAGTAGCAGAGGCGGAGAGCGCGCCAGCAGAGGTGGCAACTGAGCTTAGCAATGAACTTGCCAATGACGACGCGAATACTCCAGACGAAGAACAGCCACAAGCCTAG
- a CDS encoding macro domain-containing protein has protein sequence MKECRGDLLVLALQGEFDVIVHGCNCFCNMGAGIAKSIKKQFPEAYAADQTTLSADHAKLGSYSQARIQRDDRQFVILNAYTQFDWRGQGVKADYAAIRKAFAAIRKEFDGFRIAYPLIGAGLAGGDWATIAAIIDEELDGMDHTLVRLPSN, from the coding sequence ATGAAAGAATGCAGAGGAGATTTATTGGTACTCGCCCTGCAAGGTGAGTTTGATGTCATTGTTCATGGCTGCAATTGTTTTTGCAATATGGGCGCTGGCATCGCCAAGAGCATCAAAAAACAGTTCCCAGAAGCCTATGCAGCGGATCAAACCACCTTGTCTGCCGATCATGCCAAGCTGGGCAGCTATAGCCAAGCCCGGATACAAAGAGACGACAGGCAATTTGTCATTCTCAATGCTTATACTCAATTTGACTGGCGCGGCCAGGGTGTGAAGGCTGACTATGCAGCAATACGCAAGGCATTTGCCGCAATACGTAAAGAATTCGATGGCTTTCGTATTGCGTATCCATTGATAGGTGCAGGCCTTGCTGGTGGCGACTGGGCGACCATTGCGGCCATCATTGATGAAGAACTGGATGGCATGGATCATACCTTGGTAAGACTACCGTCAAACTGA
- the aroE gene encoding shikimate dehydrogenase: MSADHYVVIGNPIAHSKSPAIHARFAELTGQQVDYQRLLAPLDGFASTVHDFIAADGKGANVTLPFKLEAFALATELSERARIAGAVNTLKFEHGHIYGDNTDGIGLVADIVRNAGVSLHGKRLLLLGAGGAARGVLLPLLQEEPASLTIANRTLAKAQDLQQQASSLSDRCELQACRFEDLQQPFDVIINATSASINDDVPQLAAIVFGKTTLAYDMMYAAAPTAFLRLAASHGAQCRDGLGMLVEQAAEAFALWRGVRPPSTPVLAEMRAALQASL, encoded by the coding sequence TTGAGCGCCGACCACTACGTCGTCATCGGCAACCCGATTGCGCACAGCAAGTCACCTGCCATTCATGCCCGCTTTGCTGAGCTGACAGGCCAGCAAGTGGATTACCAGCGCCTGCTGGCACCGCTCGATGGTTTTGCCAGCACCGTGCACGATTTTATTGCGGCTGATGGCAAGGGCGCCAATGTGACCCTGCCTTTCAAACTTGAAGCTTTTGCCCTGGCGACTGAACTCAGTGAACGCGCCAGGATTGCCGGTGCTGTCAATACCCTCAAGTTTGAGCATGGCCATATCTATGGCGACAATACCGACGGCATAGGCCTGGTGGCAGATATCGTGCGCAATGCCGGTGTCAGCCTGCATGGCAAGCGCCTGCTCTTGCTGGGTGCTGGCGGCGCTGCCCGTGGTGTCTTGCTGCCGTTGTTGCAGGAAGAACCCGCTTCATTGACGATTGCCAATCGCACCCTCGCCAAAGCGCAGGATTTGCAGCAACAGGCCAGCAGCCTGAGTGATCGTTGTGAGCTGCAAGCCTGCAGGTTTGAAGATTTGCAACAGCCTTTTGATGTCATCATCAATGCCACCTCGGCCAGCATCAATGATGATGTGCCACAGCTGGCTGCAATAGTATTTGGCAAAACCACACTGGCCTATGACATGATGTATGCCGCCGCACCCACCGCGTTCTTGCGGCTGGCTGCCAGCCACGGTGCGCAATGCCGTGATGGTCTGGGCATGCTCGTCGAGCAGGCAGCAGAAGCATTTGCCCTGTGGCGCGGCGTGCGCCCGCCATCTACACCGGTACTGGCAGAAATGCGCGCAGCATTGCAAGCGAGCCTGTGA
- a CDS encoding TIGR00730 family Rossman fold protein, with protein MNGNRKDVTRLRQIIDQEKATSLKARESWHMFTIMAEFIESTERLSSIRPAVTIFGSARTKDDHPDYVKCVDLSRRLSDEGFAVISGGGPGIMEAANKGAFEGASPSVGLNIELPHEQRSNPWQNISLSFRHFFARKVAFVKYADAYVVFPGGFGTMDEVSEVLTLIQTGKTRHIPVILVGTSFWSGLLEWIKVQMAGNGMIEPGDLNLVQLIDEPANIVDAIFAFYEARDINLSEDERQKMLYL; from the coding sequence ATGAACGGAAACAGAAAAGATGTAACGAGGTTGCGCCAGATTATCGATCAGGAAAAAGCAACTTCGCTGAAGGCGCGCGAATCATGGCATATGTTCACGATTATGGCAGAATTTATCGAGTCCACCGAGCGGCTTTCATCTATCCGCCCTGCCGTGACGATTTTTGGGTCTGCCCGCACCAAGGATGACCACCCTGATTATGTCAAATGTGTGGATTTGTCGCGTCGTTTGTCGGACGAAGGTTTTGCCGTCATCTCTGGCGGTGGCCCGGGCATCATGGAGGCGGCCAACAAGGGTGCCTTCGAGGGTGCCTCCCCTTCTGTTGGCCTGAATATAGAATTGCCACATGAGCAACGTAGTAATCCCTGGCAAAACATCAGCCTGTCTTTCCGTCATTTTTTTGCGCGCAAGGTGGCTTTTGTCAAATATGCCGATGCCTATGTGGTCTTTCCTGGTGGCTTTGGTACCATGGATGAAGTCAGCGAGGTCCTGACACTGATACAGACTGGCAAGACCCGCCATATCCCGGTGATATTGGTGGGCACCAGCTTCTGGAGCGGCCTGCTGGAATGGATCAAGGTGCAGATGGCAGGTAATGGCATGATAGAGCCTGGTGACCTCAACCTGGTGCAACTGATAGACGAACCAGCAAATATCGTCGATGCCATTTTTGCGTTTTATGAGGCCAGGGATATTAATTTGTCTGAGGATGAACGGCAGAAGATGCTGTATTTGTAG